In the genome of Dermatobacter hominis, the window GCGGGCAGATCGTCGTCTGCCGGGGCGGGAACGGCACGGCCTCGAGCCCCTGGCCCGGGTCGGCCGCCACCGGGTACGGCCCCGGGCTGATGTTGTCGGCGACGTCGAGCAGCATGTCGATGTCGCTCGGGCGCCCGTAGCCGTCGAGGATGCGCTGGAGGATCTTCTCCTCCCACGTCGTGCCCTCCCGGCACGGCGTGCACTTGCCGCACGACTCGCGGGCGAAGAACCGCACGACCCGCAGGCAGGCCCGCACCGCGTCGGTCGTGTCGTCCATGACGACGATCGCGCCCGACCCGAGCATCGAGCCCGCGGCGCCGACCGGCCGGCCCTCGAGCGGCAGGTCGACCTGCTCGGCGAAGAACCAGGGCGCCGACGCGCCGCCGGGGATGAACATCTTGAGCTCGCGGCCCTCGCGGATGCCGCCGCCGTACTGCTCGGACTCGAACAGCTCGCGGAAGGTGGTCGTCCCCTGCGGCACCTCGAAGACGCCGGGGGTGTTCACGTGGCCCGACAGCGCGATCAGGCGGGTGCCCGGCGACGACTCGGTGCCGATCGAGCGGTACTCGTCGACGCCGTGGCACATGAGCCACGGGAGGTTCGACAGCGTCTCGACGTTGTTGACGATCGTCGGCTGCATGTACAGGCCCTTGGCCGCCGGGAAGTACGGCGGCTTGAGGCGCGGCATGCCGCGGTTGCCCTCGAGCGACTCGATGAGCGCGGTCTCCTCGCCGACGATGTAGGCGCCGGCGCCCCAGTGCAGGACGATGTCGACGCTGAAGTCGGTCCCGAGGATGTTCCTGCCGACCAGGTTGGCGGCGTACGCCTCGTTCAGCGCCGCGGCGATCCGCTCCTGCGCGTGGGGCATCTCGCCGCGCACGTACAGGAACACCTGGGCCACGCCGATCGCGTACGCCGCGATGAGGCAGCCCTCGATGAGCTGGTGCGGGTCGCGCTCCATGAGCACGCGGTCCTTGTAGGTGCCGGGCTCGGACTCGTCGCCGTTGATGACGAGGTAGCGGGGCCAGACGCCGGGCGGGCAGAAGCCCCACTTCACACCGGCCGGGAAGCCGGCGCCCCCGCGGCCGAGCAGCGTGGCGTCCTTGACGAGGTTGGTGACGTCGGCCGGGGCCATGGCCAGGGCGGCCTTGAGGCCGTCGTAGCCGCGGTAGGAGCCGGAGGCCTGGTAGCCGTCGAGGGTGTGGCCGTCGGCGACCTCGAAGCGGGAGGAGACGCGATCGGTCACGATGCCTCCCCCGCCGCTGCGGTCGCGGCCTCGTGCCGGGCGATCCACGGCGGGATCGTCTGGGCCTCGGGCGGCGTCACGTTGGCCAGGTCCTCGGGGGCGACGTCCTGGCGGACCTTGCCCAGCGTCCCGTGGTCGGGCACGTGCTCGGCCAGGGCGCCGGAGCGGGCATCGGCGATGATCTGGTCCAGGTCGTCCGCGCTCACCCTGTGGAAGTAGCGGTAGTTCACCTGGATGGCCGGGGCCTCGGTGCAGGCGGCGATGCACTCGACGTCCTCGAGCGTGATGACGCCGTCGGACGTGGTGCCGCCGGCCCGGATGCCGAGGGCCTCCTCGGCGTGCTCGAGCAGCTCCTCGCCGCCGAGCAGCTGGCACGAGATGTTGGTGCACACGTTGACGCAGTAGCGCCCGATCGGGTGCAGCTTGAACATCTCGTAGAAGCTCGCGGTGCCCAGGACCTCGGCCGGCGTGCAGTCGACGAGCTCGGCGATGTGGACCATCGCCTCCTCGGACAACCAGCCGTCCTGCTCCTGCGCCAGGTGGCACAGCGGGATGGTGGCGGACTTGGCGCGCGGGTAGCGGGCGACGATCCGGCGCGCGAGCACCTCGTTCTCGGGGCTGAAGCGGGCCATCAGCGGTCCACGTCGCCCATGATCGGGTCGACCGAGCTCACGATCGCGACGGTGTCTGCGATCAGCGAGTCCTTCATCAGGTGGGGCAGGGACTGGAGGTTCACGAAGCTCGGGCCTCGGATGTGCATGCGGACCGGGTTGGCGGAGCCGTCCGACACCAGGTAGCAGCCGAGCTCGCCCCGGGGGTTCTCCACCGCGACGTAGACCTCGCCCTCGGGCACCTTGAAGCCCTCGGTGAAGATCTTGAAGTGGTGGATCAGCGCCTCCATGGACTCGTCGATGCGAGCACGGGGCGGCGGGGTGACCTTCTTGTCCTGGAGGCGGTAGTCGCCGGCGGGCATCTTGTCCATGCACTGGCGGATGATGCGAATCGACTCCCGGATCTCGGCCAGGCGGATGGCGTACCGGTCGAAGCTGTCGCCGTAGGACCCGACGACCACGTCGAAGTCGACCTGGTCGTAGCAGAGGTACGGCATGTCCCGGCGCAGGTCCCAGGCGTAGCCGGTCGAGCGAAGGAGGGGGCCGGTCGCGCCGAGCGACAGCGCCTCCTCGGCGGTCATCGTCCCGACGCCCTGGAGCCGCTCCCGCCAGATCGGCTGGCCGGTCATCAGGATGTCGAACTCCTCGAGGCGCGCCGGGAGCGTGTCGAGGAGCGGCTCGAGGAACTCGCGCCAGCCGTCGGGCATGTCCACGGCCACACCGCCCGGGCGGATGTAGTTGTGGTTCATGCGCAGGCCGGTGACCATCTCGAGGAACCGCAGCAGCTCCTCGCGCTCGCGCCAGCCGTAGATCATCATCGACACGGCACCGAGGTCCATGCCGTTGGTGGCCATGAACAGCATGTGGGAGCTGAGCCGGTTGACCTCGCACATGAGCGTGCGGATCCACTGCGCCCGCTCGGGCACCTCGATGCCGAGCAGCTGCTCCGTGGCCAGCGAGAAGGCGAGCTCGTTGAAGAGCGGCGCCGCGTAGTCCATGCGCGTGACGTTCGTGGGGCCCTGGAGGTAGGTGAGCTGCTCACCGGTCTTCTCCATGCCCGTGTGCAGGTACCCGATGACCGGCTTGGAGCGGGTGATGAGCTCGCCGTCCATCTCGAGCACCAGGCGGAGCACGCCGTGCGTCGACGGGTGCTGCGGGCCCATGTTCATGAGCATCCGCTCGCCCACGCCCTCCGCGGTCGGGGCCTGGTAGCCGGCCTTCTCCTCGGCCTCGGACTCCGACAGGTGCAGCGTGGCGCCGTCGTTCGCCAGGCGCTCGAGCGCGTCGTCGAGGGCGTCGAGGCCGACGTCGTCGGCGGAGCCGGGACCGGAGGTGGTGGCGATGGGCGTGGTGGTGCTCACGACGCGGCCCCCTTGAACTGGACGGGGATGCGGCCGGCCGGGTCGTCCTTGCGCAGCGGGTGGCCGATCCAGTCGTGTGGCATGAGGATGCGGCTCATGTCGGGGTGGCCGTCGAAGGCGATCCCGAACAGGTCGAAGGTCTCACGCTCGTGGTTGGAGACCCCGGGGTGGAGGTGCGACACGGTCGGCACGACCGGGTCGGACTCGGGCACCTGCAGCCGGATGCGGATGCGCGTCCGCTCGAGGTGGTTGAGCAGGTTGACGACGACCTCGAACCGCTCGGCCTCGACGCCCGGCGGCAGCCAGCGGCCGGCCGCGTGGCCGAGGTAGTCGACGCCGCAGAGGTCGACCGCGACCCAGTAGCCCTCGCGGCGCAGCTCCTCGACCAGCGAGACGTAGCCGTCGCGGTCGGGGTGCAGCACGACCTGGCCGCGCGAGGTGCTCACCGGCACGCCGAACAGGAGCTCGGGTTCGGGCGCGGCCTGCACCTCATCGGCGTTCGGCTCGGCCCCGGTGCTGTTGCCCGGCTCCGCCGGGTTGTCCGACATCACCGGGCCTCGAGGTCGAAGCTGCCCGTCGGGACCGCCGTGCCGACCGCCTGACCGGACCCGGCCGGAACGGCGGCCCCGTCCGCAGGCTGGCCGTCGACCTGGTCGACGACGATCTGCGCGCCCGAGCCCGTGGCCTCGCGGCGGCGCAGGATCTCGCCCGTCTCGATCTTGCCGTGCAGGGTCACAATGGCCTGCATGAGCGTCTCCGGCCCGGGCGGGCACCCCGGCGCGTAGACGTCGACGGGGACCACCTGGTCCACGCCCTGGACGATCGCGTAGTTGTTGAACATGCCGCCGCTCGACGCGCACACGCCCATCGAGATGACCCACTTGGGCTCCATCATCTGGTCGTAGATGGTGCGCAGGACCGGGGCCATCTTCTGCGAGACGCGGCCGGCGACGATCATGACGTCGGCCTGGCGCGGCGAAGCGCGGAAGACCTCCATGCCGAAGCGGGCGAGGTCGTAGTGCGGGCCGCCGGCGGCCATCATCTCGATGGCGCAGCACGCCAGGCCGAAGGTGGCCGGCCAGCTGCTGCGGCGCCGGGCCCAGCGGACGAGGTCCTCGAGCTGGCCCGTGAGGAAGTTGTGCTCCAGCCCGGCGAACCCGTCGTCGCGGACGTTCTGCACGAGGCCCATCAGTGGGCTCCGACCGTCTCGCGCTCGGGCGCGGCCGGCGCGTCGGCGCCGGCGGTGGGCGAGGTCGGCGAGCCGGTGTCGCGACCCTCGAGGCCGACCCGGCGGACGGTGCTCGACGTCGTGCGCTCGGGCGCCGTGTGCAGCTGCGACCGGCGCAGGTGCTTCGGCGGGCCCCAGTCGAGGGCGCCGTTGCTGATGAGGTACAGGAAGGACTCGAACACCGCGACGGTGAAGATGCCGATGGCGACGAGGCCGAACCAGCCGAGCGCGCCGTACACCTGGGTGAACGGGTAGAAGAAGATGATCTCGATGTCGAAGACGATGAAGATCATCGCGATGAGGTAGAAGCGCACCGGGAAGCGCTCGGGCGGATCGGTGGTGTCGAGGATCCCGCACTCGTAAGGCGCGACCTTGGCCTCGTTCGGCCGCGGCGGCACGAGGATCCGCTGCGCGATGAGGCTGATCCCGGCGAACAGCGCGACCAGCACCAGCAGCGCCACGATGGGCAGGTACTGGCCCATCGTCAGCCCACCGTCTCCGGATCGCGGACCGCCGGCGGCTGCGCCGACGGATCCCACTCCGAGCGCTCCCGCATCGCGCGCTTGTCACGGCGGTGCAGCAACCACACCGAGACGGCGAAGATGATGCCGGTGAAGATCGTGAACAGCGCGGACGGGAGGCGCCGGTAGCCGAGGTTGCGCTCCATCAGCACGGTGACCGTGTCGGCCTGCTCGTTGATCTGCGCCGGCGGCGGCGCCTCACCCGGTGCGACGACCTGGGCGGCGTTCTGCTGGACGGTCACCGCGGCGTAGAGCGGCGGGTTCTTGGGCTCGAAGACGGTCTGCACCCGATGCCAGACCTGCGAGATCGTCGAGCGCTCGCCCTTCACGGTCTCGGGCTCGGCGCCGGGCTTGCCGCCGAAGAAGAACACGTCCTTGACCGTGTAGCTCGACGACGCCGTCTCGGAGCCGAACGCCTGCGCCGCGATCAGCGTCGCGTCCGCGGAGGCCGAGGCCTCGCCGCGACGGGAGTCCGTCTCGGAGAGGATGCGCCAGCCGTTGAGCTCCTCGTCGACCTGCGCCTTGAGCGCCGGCGCCGCGGTGACGGCCTTGGTCAGCGTCGTGGCCTTGAAGCCCTCGCCCTCGGTCGCCTCGATCTTCTCCTGCACGTCGGGGTGATCCGCGAGGTAGTCCGACAGCAGCTGCTGCGGGTCCTCGAGGTCCTCGGTGCGTGGCAGCTGCTCGAGCACGTCGTTGATCGGTTCGCCGCTCCGGCTGAAGTTGATCTCCTTGGCGACCCACGACGGGTCCTTGCCGCGGAGGCCGATGCCGTAGATCCACCAGATCGCGCCCATGGAGAACATCCAGCCGAACAGGCCGGCCATCGCGATCAGGAAGCCGTTGCGGAGGCCCGTGTTCGTGGCGAGGAGCAGGTACACGGAGCCGATCAGCACGCCCACGCCGACGAGCACCACGAGGATGCCGCGGATGTGCGGGTCGAACTGGATGGCGGCGAGAAGGTTGATCATCGGACTCAGTTGCTCCCGGCCTCGTCCCGCGGGACGTCGACGAAGGTGGGGGACTCGATGGTGCCGGCGAGCGGCGACTTGACCGTGGAGTCGTTGGAGAGGTTGCGCTCGTAGGTCACGATCGCCCACACCTCCTCGGGCGTCAGCAGGCCCTCGGGACCGAAGTCGGGCACGCCCTCGGCCTCCTTGCCCGTGTTGCGGTTCACGCCGAAGCCCGGCATCTGCGGGTTGCCCTGCTTGCGGGAGAAGTAGAGCTTCCCCTCGTCCATGCCGTTCCAGACCAGGTTGAAGTGCTGCTGCTCGGTGGCCTCGTTCTCGACGCCGGTGAGGTCGGGCCCGAACGAGCCGTACTGCAGGCGGAGGAAGGGCTGCCAGGCCTGGCCGTACGGCGCCCCGGCCACGTGGCAACGGGCGCAGGAGTACGAGCCCTGGGCCAGCGACTGGTTGTTGAACAGGATCTCGCCGAGCCGCAGCTCGTCGGCGCGGGACAGCCGGTTGGCGTTCACGGCCTCGACGTCACCGTTCGGGACGACGTCCTGGTTCGACTTGCGGACCTCGACCATG includes:
- a CDS encoding NADH-quinone oxidoreductase subunit NuoE family protein, translating into MARFSPENEVLARRIVARYPRAKSATIPLCHLAQEQDGWLSEEAMVHIAELVDCTPAEVLGTASFYEMFKLHPIGRYCVNVCTNISCQLLGGEELLEHAEEALGIRAGGTTSDGVITLEDVECIAACTEAPAIQVNYRYFHRVSADDLDQIIADARSGALAEHVPDHGTLGKVRQDVAPEDLANVTPPEAQTIPPWIARHEAATAAAGEAS
- a CDS encoding NADH-quinone oxidoreductase subunit A → MGQYLPIVALLVLVALFAGISLIAQRILVPPRPNEAKVAPYECGILDTTDPPERFPVRFYLIAMIFIVFDIEIIFFYPFTQVYGALGWFGLVAIGIFTVAVFESFLYLISNGALDWGPPKHLRRSQLHTAPERTTSSTVRRVGLEGRDTGSPTSPTAGADAPAAPERETVGAH
- a CDS encoding NADH-quinone oxidoreductase subunit D, producing MSTTTPIATTSGPGSADDVGLDALDDALERLANDGATLHLSESEAEEKAGYQAPTAEGVGERMLMNMGPQHPSTHGVLRLVLEMDGELITRSKPVIGYLHTGMEKTGEQLTYLQGPTNVTRMDYAAPLFNELAFSLATEQLLGIEVPERAQWIRTLMCEVNRLSSHMLFMATNGMDLGAVSMMIYGWREREELLRFLEMVTGLRMNHNYIRPGGVAVDMPDGWREFLEPLLDTLPARLEEFDILMTGQPIWRERLQGVGTMTAEEALSLGATGPLLRSTGYAWDLRRDMPYLCYDQVDFDVVVGSYGDSFDRYAIRLAEIRESIRIIRQCMDKMPAGDYRLQDKKVTPPPRARIDESMEALIHHFKIFTEGFKVPEGEVYVAVENPRGELGCYLVSDGSANPVRMHIRGPSFVNLQSLPHLMKDSLIADTVAIVSSVDPIMGDVDR
- the nuoF gene encoding NADH-quinone oxidoreductase subunit NuoF yields the protein MTDRVSSRFEVADGHTLDGYQASGSYRGYDGLKAALAMAPADVTNLVKDATLLGRGGAGFPAGVKWGFCPPGVWPRYLVINGDESEPGTYKDRVLMERDPHQLIEGCLIAAYAIGVAQVFLYVRGEMPHAQERIAAALNEAYAANLVGRNILGTDFSVDIVLHWGAGAYIVGEETALIESLEGNRGMPRLKPPYFPAAKGLYMQPTIVNNVETLSNLPWLMCHGVDEYRSIGTESSPGTRLIALSGHVNTPGVFEVPQGTTTFRELFESEQYGGGIREGRELKMFIPGGASAPWFFAEQVDLPLEGRPVGAAGSMLGSGAIVVMDDTTDAVRACLRVVRFFARESCGKCTPCREGTTWEEKILQRILDGYGRPSDIDMLLDVADNISPGPYPVAADPGQGLEAVPFPPRQTTICPLGPSSVAPITSAIRRFRHEFEAKITLRDRIPVTAEVVAPAPDPSEPDGEGPGDETALTAAGGRFDV
- a CDS encoding NADH-quinone oxidoreductase subunit C, which codes for MPVSTSRGQVVLHPDRDGYVSLVEELRREGYWVAVDLCGVDYLGHAAGRWLPPGVEAERFEVVVNLLNHLERTRIRIRLQVPESDPVVPTVSHLHPGVSNHERETFDLFGIAFDGHPDMSRILMPHDWIGHPLRKDDPAGRIPVQFKGAAS